In Providencia zhijiangensis, a single window of DNA contains:
- the lpxA gene encoding acyl-ACP--UDP-N-acetylglucosamine O-acyltransferase, which translates to MIDKTAYVHPSSIVEDGAIIGANVRIGPFCYIGANVEIGEGTELKSHVVVNGHTKIGRDNVIFQFASIGEINQDLKYQGEPTRVEIGDRNRIRESVTIHRGTTQGGDLTKIGNDNLLMVNVHIAHDCIIGNRCIIANNGTLGGHVTLGDFAIIGGMTAVHQFCQIGAHVMVGGCSGVAQDVPPYVIAQGNHATPFGLNLEGLKRRGFEKESLHAIRNAYKTLYRSGKSLEEAREEIAEMAKTDEHVKVFSDFLEDSAQSKRGIIR; encoded by the coding sequence ATGATTGACAAAACTGCCTATGTTCATCCCTCATCTATTGTAGAAGATGGAGCTATTATTGGTGCCAATGTTCGCATTGGTCCTTTTTGCTATATCGGCGCTAATGTTGAAATTGGTGAAGGTACTGAGCTGAAATCTCACGTTGTTGTCAACGGACACACGAAAATTGGTCGTGACAACGTTATTTTTCAATTTGCTTCGATTGGTGAAATTAACCAAGACCTGAAATACCAAGGTGAGCCAACTCGCGTTGAGATTGGCGACCGTAACCGCATCCGTGAAAGTGTGACTATCCACCGTGGAACCACACAAGGTGGCGATCTAACTAAAATTGGTAATGATAATTTACTGATGGTTAACGTCCATATTGCGCATGACTGCATCATTGGTAACCGCTGTATTATCGCGAATAACGGAACGTTAGGTGGTCACGTCACTCTTGGTGATTTCGCTATTATTGGTGGTATGACTGCGGTGCATCAATTCTGTCAGATTGGTGCGCACGTAATGGTCGGTGGATGCTCTGGTGTTGCACAAGACGTACCTCCATACGTTATTGCACAGGGCAACCATGCAACTCCATTTGGTTTAAACCTTGAAGGTTTAAAACGCCGTGGTTTTGAAAAAGAATCTCTGCACGCTATTCGTAACGCTTACAAAACGTTATATCGTTCAGGGAAATCTTTAGAAGAAGCACGTGAAGAAATTGCTGAAATGGCAAAAACTGACGAACACGTCAAAGTATTTAGTGATTTCTTAGAAGACTCAGCACAATCTAAGCGCGGAATTATTCGTTAA